The Vibrio toranzoniae sequence AGCGCTGAAAGCATCTAAGCGCGAAGCGAGCCTTGAGATGAGTTTTCCCTGGCACTATAAGTGTCCTAAAGGGTTGTCGTAGACTACGACGTTGATAGGCAGGGTGTGTAAGTGCTGCGAGGCATTGAGCTAACCTGTACTAATTGCCCGTGAGGCTTAACCATACAACACCCAAGGGGTTTTGTGGACTCAAAGAAAGACCAGACCTTGAATGAGTTTGAAGAGAAAGACTTTTAAATCAGTTTTCCGAATTATTAATTGTCGCAGAGGCGTCAATTAAACAGAATTTGCTTGGCGACCATAGCATTGTGGACCCACCTGATTCCATGCCGAACTCAGTAGTGAAACACAATAGCGCCGATGGTAGTGTGGGGCTTCCCCATGTGAGAGTAGGACATCGCCAGGCTCTTATTTATATTTTCAGTTTTAAAAAACTGAAAACAAAACTAAAAGCAGCGTACAAGTAAGACTGATTTTAGTAACAATTTGTTGGAGGGATGGCTGAGTGGTCGAAAGCACCGGTCTTGAAAACCGGCAACCGTTAATAGCGGTTCTAGGGTTCAAATCCCTATCCCTCCACCACCATTAGAAAGCCCGCTGAGAAATCAGCGGGCTTTTTTCTTATCTGAAATTTAAGAAATAAAAAAGAGAAGAGCACTGATGTGCTCTTCTCTTTTTGCGTATTGATAGATAGCTATTATTGCTAGTCCGTTAAATATTTCCCTTCTGCAACCTGCCAGAATGCTCTGATCAGAGGGTTCTCAAGTTGAGATCGTTTACAGCAAACTCCTAATTCAAAAGGCTTGATTGGCTCTATCTTTAAGCGAGCGACTTTATCTCTTACTGGGCTGTTGTTAATTACAACATCAGGCGCAATACCCACTCCACAACCCAGTGCAACCATACTTACAATCGCCTCATGGCCTGACACCTGAGCGTAAATATTGGGCTTTATCTTCATTTTTTTGAACCATGTATTGGCTCGGTCACGCGCTGTACCCGCTTCAGGGATAATAAAAGGTATTGCATTCCAGTTAGGTTTGTCAGATTGAATTTGTTGGCTAAAGCTACTGACACCGGATGGAATAATAATTGATAGTGGAATATCACTGATGGTTTCGAATTCTAATCTTGAAGGAAGGATGTCTGGCTTCGCCGAGATCGCAATATCCGCTTCGTCATTTAGGATCTTATCGATAGATTGAGCTGGGTCACCGGTAGAAAGTTTGAATTCAATATATGGATGAATGGCTCTGAATTCAGTAATGAGCTCTGGGAGATGACTGTAGCTTGCTGTCACGGAACAAAATATACGTATTTCACCTTTCAGCTCCTGTTCGCCACCCTTTAAGTGAAGGTTGTATTGCTGCCATTCCCCAACAATGTTCAATGCGACAGGCAGTAAGTGTTTGCCTGCTGGAGTGAGATCAACACTGCGGTTGTCCCTGATAAGCAACTCTTGCCCTGTTTCTTCCTCAAGCTTTTGTATTTGACGACTAAGGGCTGAAGGACTGACGTGCATAGCAGCAGCTGTTTTGCTGAAACTCTTGCTATCACATAAATGTATAAATAATTGTAGAGACTTTATGTTCATGTTCTTTGATCGTTTCCATGTTGCATTTATTGCAATGACTAATTGTGAATATATCACTTTCAGCAACGGAGTGTCTGTTTTAGTATGAAGTCATTCGATAGAGAGATATCGACCTTACGGACTTATTTTTAAAGGAGTGCCCTACAATGGCTAACTATTTCAATACATTAAACCTTCGTGAGCAACTAGACCAATTAGGTCGCTGCCGTTTCATGGATCGTGAAGAATTTACGACTGAAGCTGAATACCTTGAAGGTAAGAAGATCGTCATTGTTGGCTGTGGTGCTCAAGGCCTGAACCAAGGTCTCAACATGCGTGATTCTGGTCTAGATGTATCTTACGCTCTACGCCAAGCGGCAATTGATGAGAAGCGTCAATCATTTAAGAACGCTGACGAAAACGGCTTTGCAGTCGGTAGCTACGAAACGTTAATCCCTCAAGCAGACCTAGTGATTAACCTTACTCCAGACAAGCAACACACAAACGTTGTTGAGACAGTAATGCCTTTAATGAAAGAAGGCGCTACTCTTGGTTACTCTCATGGTTTCAACGTTGTTGAAGAAGGCATGCAATTACGTGCTGACCTTACCGTTGTAATGGTTGCACCTAAGTGCCCAGGCTCTGAAGTACGTGAAGAGTACAAGCGTGGCTTCGGTGTTCCAACATTGATCGCGGTTCACCCAGAAAATGACCCTAAGGGCGAAGGCTGGGATATCGCTAAAGCTTGGGCTGCTGGTACAGGTGGTCACCGTGCAGGTTGTCTAGAATCTTCATTCGTAGCGGAAGTTAAATCTGACCTTATGGGTGAGCAAACCATTCTATGTGGCATGCTACAAGCAGGTTCTATCGTATCTTACGAGAAGATGATTGCCGATGGTATCGAACCAGGCTATGCAGGGAAACTTCTACAATACGGTTGGGAAACGAT is a genomic window containing:
- the ilvY gene encoding HTH-type transcriptional activator IlvY produces the protein MNIKSLQLFIHLCDSKSFSKTAAAMHVSPSALSRQIQKLEEETGQELLIRDNRSVDLTPAGKHLLPVALNIVGEWQQYNLHLKGGEQELKGEIRIFCSVTASYSHLPELITEFRAIHPYIEFKLSTGDPAQSIDKILNDEADIAISAKPDILPSRLEFETISDIPLSIIIPSGVSSFSQQIQSDKPNWNAIPFIIPEAGTARDRANTWFKKMKIKPNIYAQVSGHEAIVSMVALGCGVGIAPDVVINNSPVRDKVARLKIEPIKPFELGVCCKRSQLENPLIRAFWQVAEGKYLTD
- the ilvC gene encoding ketol-acid reductoisomerase, producing the protein MANYFNTLNLREQLDQLGRCRFMDREEFTTEAEYLEGKKIVIVGCGAQGLNQGLNMRDSGLDVSYALRQAAIDEKRQSFKNADENGFAVGSYETLIPQADLVINLTPDKQHTNVVETVMPLMKEGATLGYSHGFNVVEEGMQLRADLTVVMVAPKCPGSEVREEYKRGFGVPTLIAVHPENDPKGEGWDIAKAWAAGTGGHRAGCLESSFVAEVKSDLMGEQTILCGMLQAGSIVSYEKMIADGIEPGYAGKLLQYGWETITEALKFGGVTHMMDRLSNPAKVKAFELSEELKDLMRPLYNKHMDDIISGHFSSTMMADWANDDVNLLGWREETGETAFENYPASDVEISEQEYFDNGILMVAMVRAGVELAFEAMTASGIIDESAYYESLHELPLIANTVARKRLYEMNVVISDTAEYGNYLFANVATPLLREQFMPSVATDVIGRGLGETSNQVDNAKLIEVNEAIRNHPVEYIGEELRSYMSDMKRIAVGG